From the Balneola vulgaris DSM 17893 genome, one window contains:
- the rplQ gene encoding 50S ribosomal protein L17, with product MRHRVKGRKLSRTASHRRATMRALAIALIREHRIVTTVAKAKELRMFVEPLITRAKEDVHHNRKEVFSSLQNKEAVKAIFDEVGPKVGDRPGGYTRVIKAGFRAGDGAEMAIIELVDFNDIQPEGNTTKKKRTRRAGKANKPTTDEAVEAKSEATTEEVEASEETSSEEESSDKK from the coding sequence ATGCGCCATAGAGTAAAAGGTAGAAAACTAAGTCGTACGGCTTCTCACAGAAGAGCAACAATGCGTGCACTTGCTATCGCTCTTATCAGAGAGCATAGAATTGTTACTACTGTAGCCAAAGCCAAGGAACTAAGAATGTTTGTTGAACCTCTGATTACACGTGCTAAAGAAGACGTGCATCACAATAGAAAAGAGGTTTTCTCATCGCTTCAAAACAAAGAGGCTGTGAAGGCCATCTTTGATGAAGTAGGACCAAAGGTTGGTGACAGACCTGGTGGGTACACTAGAGTGATCAAAGCTGGCTTTAGAGCTGGTGATGGAGCCGAAATGGCAATCATTGAGTTAGTAGATTTCAATGATATTCAACCAGAAGGAAATACTACTAAGAAGAAGCGTACTCGTAGAGCTGGTAAGGCGAATAAGCCAACCACAGATGAGGCCGTAGAAGCTAAATCTGAAGCAACTACTGAAGAAGTAGAGGCTAGCGAAGAGACGTCGTCAGAAGAAGAGTCTTCCGACAAAAAATAA